From Aerosticca soli, a single genomic window includes:
- a CDS encoding sulfite exporter TauE/SafE family protein yields MNAWLALRAGGCGVVVGFALALVGGGGSILAVPLLLYVVGVRDPHRAIGTSALAVSLNAFANLLPHARLGHVYWRAAATFALAGVCGAWLGSTLGKAVDGRRLLALFALLMLVVAGFMLRGRRGDGVDRYPLPWSGPRLLGTGLVAGMLAGFFGIGGGFLIVPGLMLAGGMDILHAIGTSLFAVGAFGLTAAINYALSGLIDWPLAAAFIAGGVAGGWLGAAAATRLGRRRGALQMVFAAVIVMVALYMLARAASGR; encoded by the coding sequence ATGAATGCCTGGCTCGCCCTGCGCGCGGGTGGTTGTGGCGTGGTGGTCGGCTTTGCGCTGGCGCTGGTCGGCGGCGGCGGATCGATCCTCGCCGTGCCGCTGCTGCTGTACGTGGTCGGCGTGCGCGATCCGCACCGGGCGATCGGCACCAGCGCGCTGGCGGTGTCGCTCAATGCGTTTGCCAATCTGTTGCCGCATGCGCGGCTCGGCCACGTGTACTGGCGCGCGGCGGCGACCTTCGCGCTGGCCGGCGTGTGCGGCGCCTGGCTCGGTTCGACGCTGGGCAAGGCAGTCGACGGTCGACGCCTGCTCGCCTTGTTCGCCCTGCTGATGCTGGTGGTGGCCGGATTCATGCTGCGCGGCCGCCGTGGCGACGGGGTCGACCGCTATCCCTTGCCCTGGAGCGGGCCGCGCCTGCTCGGCACGGGCCTCGTCGCCGGCATGCTGGCCGGCTTTTTCGGCATCGGCGGCGGTTTTCTGATCGTGCCCGGCCTGATGCTGGCGGGCGGCATGGACATCCTGCACGCGATCGGCACCTCGCTGTTCGCGGTCGGTGCCTTCGGCCTCACCGCGGCGATCAACTACGCCTTGTCCGGCTTGATCGACTGGCCGCTCGCCGCCGCCTTCATCGCCGGCGGCGTGGCCGGCGGCTGGCTGGGCGCCGCCGCGGCGACGAGACTAGGGCGTCGCCGCGGCGCGTTGCAGATGGTCTTCGCCGCGGTGATCGTCATGGTGGCGCTGTACATGCTTGCACGCGCCGCGTCCGGTCGTTGA
- a CDS encoding ArsR/SmtB family transcription factor, which yields MKPPLDPERMAAQAGEAVAVLKALGHPGRLLVLCQLTQGERAVGELAQALQMGQSTVSQHLALLRREGLVSGRRAAQSVLYRIRDPRVQALMQTLYEQFCATMPEEAEP from the coding sequence ATGAAGCCGCCGCTGGACCCCGAGCGCATGGCGGCGCAGGCCGGCGAGGCCGTCGCCGTGCTCAAGGCGCTGGGGCACCCCGGCCGTCTGCTCGTCCTGTGCCAGCTGACCCAGGGCGAGCGCGCGGTCGGCGAGCTGGCCCAGGCCCTCCAGATGGGCCAGAGCACGGTGTCCCAGCATCTGGCCTTGCTGCGGCGCGAGGGCCTGGTCAGCGGCCGGCGCGCGGCGCAGTCGGTGCTCTATCGCATCCGCGATCCGCGCGTGCAGGCCTTGATGCAGACCCTTTATGAGCAATTCTGCGCAACGATGCCCGAGGAGGCCGAGCCGTGA
- a CDS encoding TIGR01244 family sulfur transferase: MDIHPLTDNLSVSPQLRPEDLPVLAARGFRSVINNRPDGEEPDQPTSAALAQAAAAAGLAYRHLPVVSGQVQDAEVEAFMKLLDELPAPVLAFCRTGTRSTTLWALGMARRLGAQAVLAQAKAAGYDLSALAPRLAEAERQR; encoded by the coding sequence ATGGACATCCATCCGCTGACCGACAACTTGAGCGTTTCCCCCCAGCTGCGCCCGGAAGACCTGCCCGTGCTCGCCGCGCGCGGCTTTCGCAGCGTGATCAACAACCGACCTGACGGCGAGGAGCCCGATCAGCCGACGAGCGCGGCATTGGCGCAGGCCGCCGCCGCGGCCGGGCTTGCCTATCGGCATCTGCCGGTGGTGTCCGGCCAGGTGCAGGATGCCGAGGTGGAGGCCTTCATGAAGCTGCTCGACGAGTTGCCCGCGCCCGTGCTGGCGTTCTGCCGCACCGGCACCCGCAGCACCACGCTGTGGGCCTTGGGCATGGCCCGCCGGCTCGGTGCGCAGGCGGTGCTCGCGCAGGCGAAGGCCGCCGGCTATGACTTAAGTGCCCTGGCCCCGCGCTTGGCCGAGGCGGAACGCCAGCGATGA
- a CDS encoding MBL fold metallo-hydrolase — translation MSRPEVQSFFHARSSTFSHVVIDPQTGRAAIIDGVLDYDPAAGRTSHASADAIVAWVREHGLTVEWVIDTHVHADHLTAAPYLREQLGGRIGIGEHVRTVQRTFGELFNAGPEFARDGRQFDHLFSDGERYRVGNIEAFAMHTPGHTPACMTHVIGDAAFVGDTLFMPDYGTARCDFPGGDAAALYRSIQRIFTLPEATRLFMCHDYKAPGRDHYACQTTVGEERRHNVHVHEGVSEAEFVAMRRARDATLSMPELILPSVQINMRAGHKPPPESNGVSYLKIPLDVL, via the coding sequence ATGTCCCGTCCCGAAGTCCAATCGTTCTTCCATGCCCGCAGCTCGACCTTCAGCCATGTCGTCATCGATCCGCAGACCGGCCGCGCCGCGATCATCGACGGCGTGCTCGACTATGACCCCGCTGCCGGGCGCACCAGCCACGCCAGTGCCGACGCCATCGTTGCCTGGGTGCGCGAGCATGGCCTGACCGTGGAGTGGGTGATCGACACCCACGTGCATGCCGATCACCTGACCGCCGCCCCGTATCTGCGCGAGCAGCTCGGCGGCCGGATCGGCATCGGCGAGCACGTGCGCACGGTGCAGCGCACGTTCGGCGAGCTCTTCAACGCCGGGCCGGAGTTCGCCCGTGACGGCCGCCAGTTCGATCACCTGTTCAGCGATGGCGAACGCTATCGGGTGGGAAACATCGAGGCCTTCGCCATGCACACCCCCGGTCATACCCCGGCCTGCATGACGCACGTGATCGGCGACGCCGCCTTCGTCGGCGACACCCTGTTCATGCCCGACTATGGCACCGCCCGTTGCGACTTCCCCGGCGGCGATGCGGCGGCGCTGTACCGCTCGATCCAGCGCATCTTCACGCTGCCCGAGGCCACGCGGCTTTTCATGTGCCACGACTACAAGGCGCCGGGGCGCGACCATTACGCCTGCCAGACCACGGTGGGCGAGGAGCGAAGGCACAACGTGCACGTGCACGAGGGCGTGAGCGAGGCCGAGTTCGTCGCCATGCGCCGCGCGCGCGACGCCACCTTGAGCATGCCCGAGCTGATCCTGCCCTCGGTGCAGATCAACATGCGCGCCGGCCACAAGCCGCCGCCGGAAAGCAATGGCGTGAGCTATCTCAAAATTCCCCTGGACGTCTTGTGA
- a CDS encoding DUF6691 family protein: MKKLAMAFLAGALFGLGLSIGGMTRPTVVLGFLDVAGHWQPQLAFLMAAAVPTAALTYRLAWRRQRPWCEATFRQPAARRIDAQLLAGAALFGIGWGIAGYCPGPALAALVVGGPALWVWLATMLAGWWLTDRLLGR; this comes from the coding sequence ATGAAGAAGCTGGCCATGGCCTTCCTCGCCGGTGCGCTGTTCGGGTTGGGCTTGAGCATCGGCGGCATGACCCGGCCGACGGTGGTCCTCGGTTTCCTGGATGTCGCCGGTCATTGGCAACCGCAGCTGGCCTTCCTGATGGCCGCGGCGGTGCCGACGGCCGCGCTGACCTATCGCCTGGCCTGGCGCCGCCAACGCCCCTGGTGCGAGGCGACCTTCCGGCAGCCGGCCGCCCGCCGCATCGATGCGCAGCTGCTCGCGGGCGCGGCGCTGTTCGGCATCGGCTGGGGCATCGCCGGTTATTGCCCGGGTCCCGCGCTGGCGGCGCTCGTCGTCGGTGGCCCTGCGCTGTGGGTCTGGCTGGCGACGATGCTGGCCGGCTGGTGGCTGACCGACCGTCTGCTCGGTCGTTGA
- a CDS encoding YeeE/YedE family protein encodes MHTYDIVDALLGGVLIGAAAGLLMAGLGRIAGISGITGGLLSAAAGDRAWRVAFVLGLVAGPWLRVLAGGPSGIDPPLAGLPWMALAGALVGIGTRLANGCTSGHGVCGLARLSPRSLAATLVFIACGMATVAVLRHVAGWPS; translated from the coding sequence ATGCATACTTACGACATCGTTGACGCACTGCTGGGCGGCGTGCTGATCGGCGCCGCCGCCGGCTTGCTGATGGCGGGCCTGGGCCGCATCGCCGGCATCAGCGGCATCACCGGCGGACTGCTGAGCGCGGCGGCCGGCGATCGGGCCTGGCGCGTGGCTTTCGTGCTCGGGCTCGTCGCCGGGCCCTGGTTGCGCGTGCTGGCCGGCGGGCCGTCCGGTATCGATCCGCCACTGGCGGGGCTGCCGTGGATGGCCCTGGCCGGCGCCCTGGTCGGCATCGGTACGCGGCTGGCCAACGGGTGCACCAGCGGGCACGGGGTTTGCGGGTTGGCCCGGCTTTCGCCGCGTTCGCTCGCGGCCACGCTGGTCTTCATCGCCTGCGGCATGGCCACCGTGGCCGTGCTACGGCACGTCGCCGGGTGGCCGTCATGA
- a CDS encoding MarR family winged helix-turn-helix transcriptional regulator, with product MTTETSHQPPTQESLGVLLGLVRAELVRALEAELAALGLDLRFTQFLILKRLGAMGPTTASELARAVELDGGAMTRQLDQLEAKGYLRRTPHAQDRRALRIELTPAGEALRQQLAGCNERVLAAAQRSLDATERARLFDYLQRVLHALRDKH from the coding sequence ATGACTACGGAAACTTCACACCAGCCGCCTACCCAGGAAAGCCTGGGTGTGTTGCTCGGGCTGGTGCGTGCCGAGCTGGTGCGCGCCCTGGAGGCTGAACTGGCCGCCCTTGGGCTGGACCTGCGCTTCACCCAGTTCCTGATCCTCAAGCGGCTGGGCGCCATGGGGCCGACCACCGCCTCGGAACTGGCCCGCGCGGTGGAACTCGACGGCGGCGCCATGACCCGCCAGCTCGACCAGCTGGAGGCCAAGGGCTACCTGCGCCGCACCCCGCACGCGCAGGACCGCCGCGCGCTGCGCATCGAACTCACCCCGGCCGGCGAAGCGCTGCGCCAGCAACTGGCCGGTTGCAACGAACGGGTGCTCGCCGCGGCGCAGCGCTCGCTCGATGCGACCGAGCGCGCGCGGCTGTTCGACTACCTGCAGCGCGTCCTGCATGCGCTGCGCGACAAGCATTGA
- a CDS encoding efflux transporter outer membrane subunit produces MRLQRFAVATASTLMLAACVGTGGLHPTGKALDPASLEAKRSLAGLTPAAWPTTDWWTGLADPQLDALIAEALADNPDLAVADARARQAEAQAASADADRGPEVDAGGSVSGARIPTTVLPAEAGGGHFKASKYAYARFSWGLDLWGGQRAAWEAALGRARAAEIEARAARIETSANVARAYVQLGYAFAQHDVAQAELDRARQARQLTEQRVRAGLDNQMQLKQADSEVAAAEQQLALAERTIDAARSALSVLLGKGPDRGLDLARPRPLQPAALAVPTDLPVGLIGHRPDLVAARWRVEAAARDIDWAKAQFMPDVSLSALAGLVSMGGTNLLQMPARFYEAGPAISLPIFDSGRRRADLASMDAQYDLAVAQYNQTLVGALNQVADDVDALQSLSKQIAAQQRALDAARQAWTLAEQRYRAGVGSYLEALVVRQQLLVAEQRMAALEAQQLDQSVLLVQALGGGYQPQSPAPGTPNAESVSSVAQP; encoded by the coding sequence ATGCGTCTGCAACGTTTCGCGGTGGCGACCGCTTCGACCCTGATGCTGGCGGCATGCGTCGGCACCGGCGGCCTGCATCCCACGGGCAAAGCGCTCGATCCGGCCTCGCTCGAGGCCAAGCGCAGTCTGGCCGGACTCACGCCCGCCGCCTGGCCGACCACCGACTGGTGGACCGGCCTGGCCGATCCCCAGCTCGATGCACTGATCGCCGAAGCCCTGGCCGACAACCCCGACCTGGCGGTCGCCGATGCCCGCGCCCGCCAGGCCGAGGCGCAGGCCGCCTCGGCCGATGCCGACCGCGGCCCCGAGGTGGACGCCGGCGGCAGCGTCAGCGGTGCGCGCATCCCCACCACGGTGCTGCCCGCCGAGGCCGGCGGCGGCCATTTCAAGGCTTCCAAATACGCCTATGCGCGATTCAGCTGGGGGCTGGACCTGTGGGGCGGCCAGCGCGCGGCGTGGGAAGCGGCGCTGGGCCGTGCCCGTGCCGCCGAGATCGAGGCACGCGCCGCGCGTATCGAGACTTCCGCCAATGTCGCCCGCGCCTACGTGCAACTGGGCTATGCCTTCGCCCAGCACGACGTCGCCCAAGCCGAGCTCGACCGCGCCCGGCAGGCCCGCCAGCTGACCGAGCAGCGCGTCCGCGCCGGGCTGGACAACCAGATGCAGCTCAAGCAGGCCGACAGCGAGGTCGCCGCCGCCGAGCAGCAGCTCGCGCTGGCCGAGCGCACCATCGACGCGGCGCGTTCGGCGCTGTCGGTGTTGCTCGGCAAGGGCCCCGACCGCGGCCTGGACCTGGCCCGGCCGCGGCCCCTGCAACCGGCCGCGCTGGCGGTGCCTACGGATCTTCCGGTCGGTCTGATCGGCCACCGCCCCGATCTGGTCGCCGCCCGCTGGCGGGTGGAGGCGGCGGCGCGCGACATCGACTGGGCCAAGGCGCAATTCATGCCCGACGTCAGCCTGAGCGCCCTCGCCGGACTGGTGTCGATGGGCGGCACCAACCTGCTGCAGATGCCGGCGCGCTTCTACGAGGCCGGCCCGGCGATCAGCCTGCCGATCTTCGACAGCGGCCGCCGTCGCGCCGATCTGGCCAGCATGGATGCGCAGTACGACCTGGCCGTGGCGCAGTACAACCAGACCCTGGTTGGCGCGCTCAACCAGGTCGCCGACGACGTCGATGCGCTGCAGTCGCTGAGCAAGCAGATCGCCGCGCAGCAGCGCGCGCTGGATGCCGCCCGGCAGGCCTGGACGCTGGCCGAGCAGCGCTATCGCGCCGGCGTCGGCAGCTATCTCGAGGCGCTGGTGGTGCGCCAGCAGCTCCTGGTCGCCGAGCAGCGCATGGCTGCGCTCGAGGCGCAGCAGCTCGACCAGTCGGTGTTGCTGGTGCAGGCGCTGGGTGGCGGCTACCAGCCGCAATCACCGGCGCCGGGCACGCCGAACGCCGAGTCGGTCTCCTCCGTGGCGCAGCCGTGA
- a CDS encoding efflux RND transporter periplasmic adaptor subunit, giving the protein MSTPAPAAATPAATPPKSRRGLLLRLLAIVVLLALIGWVLWYFLDGRWYEETDDAYVGGNIVQVTPQIAGTVTRIVADDGDRVHAGDTLVLLDASDTEVALGEAEAALAGTVRRVRGLYSTASGAAAEVAARQVAVEKARADFERRRDLAKSGAISGEELAHTRDELTAAENALIAAKQQYTTSKVLIDDTVVGSHPDVRSAAARVRAAYLDRQRATVVAPVDGYVARRSVQLGQRVAPGQALMAVVPLHEVWVDANFKETQLTHMRIGQPVEVTADLYGGDVVYKARIESLGVGTGSAFSLLPAQNATGNWIKIVQRVPVRVTFTDPRQLDEHPLRIGLSTVTRVSLHDRSGPLLSAQPPAQPRYDTEVYARELAEADALIARIIHANMAGNARDDDTQPAPDDPNPGRHKAKAG; this is encoded by the coding sequence ATGTCCACTCCAGCCCCCGCCGCGGCCACGCCGGCCGCCACGCCCCCCAAGAGCCGCCGCGGCTTGTTGCTGCGCCTGCTCGCCATCGTCGTGCTCCTGGCCCTGATCGGCTGGGTGCTGTGGTACTTCCTCGACGGCCGCTGGTACGAGGAGACCGACGACGCCTATGTCGGCGGCAACATCGTGCAGGTGACGCCGCAGATCGCCGGCACGGTGACCCGCATCGTCGCCGACGACGGCGACCGCGTGCATGCCGGCGACACCCTGGTCCTGCTCGACGCCAGCGATACCGAGGTGGCCCTGGGCGAGGCCGAGGCGGCCCTGGCCGGCACGGTGCGACGGGTGCGCGGCCTGTATTCCACCGCCTCCGGTGCCGCGGCCGAGGTCGCCGCCCGCCAGGTCGCGGTGGAGAAGGCCCGCGCCGATTTCGAACGCCGCCGCGACCTGGCCAAGTCTGGCGCCATCTCCGGCGAGGAACTGGCCCACACCCGCGACGAACTCACCGCCGCCGAGAACGCCCTGATCGCCGCCAAGCAGCAATACACCACCAGCAAGGTGCTGATCGACGACACCGTGGTCGGCTCGCACCCGGACGTGCGCTCGGCCGCGGCGCGGGTGCGTGCGGCCTATCTCGACCGCCAGCGCGCCACCGTGGTCGCGCCGGTGGACGGCTACGTCGCCCGGCGCAGCGTGCAGCTCGGCCAGCGCGTGGCGCCGGGGCAGGCGCTGATGGCGGTGGTGCCGCTGCACGAGGTGTGGGTGGATGCCAATTTCAAGGAAACCCAGCTCACCCACATGCGCATCGGCCAGCCGGTCGAGGTGACTGCCGACCTCTACGGCGGCGACGTGGTCTACAAGGCCCGGATCGAGAGTCTGGGCGTGGGCACCGGCAGCGCCTTTTCGCTGTTGCCGGCGCAGAACGCCACCGGCAACTGGATCAAGATCGTGCAGCGCGTGCCGGTGCGTGTGACCTTCACCGATCCCAGGCAGCTGGACGAACACCCGCTGCGCATCGGCCTGTCGACAGTGACCCGGGTCAGCCTGCATGACCGCAGCGGTCCCCTGCTGTCCGCCCAGCCGCCGGCCCAGCCGCGCTACGACACCGAGGTCTATGCCCGTGAGCTGGCCGAAGCCGACGCCCTGATCGCACGGATCATCCACGCCAACATGGCCGGCAACGCACGCGACGACGACACGCAGCCGGCGCCCGACGACCCGAACCCCGGCCGGCACAAGGCCAAGGCCGGCTAA
- a CDS encoding DHA2 family efflux MFS transporter permease subunit yields MSTSFRPPNLALTTIGLSLATFMQVLDTTIANVSLPTIAGNLGVSVNQSTWVITSFAVSNAIALPLTGFLTRRFGEVKLFVWATMLFSLASFLCGVAQSMNLLIGFRALQGAVAGPMYPITQALLISVYPPSRRAMALSLLSMVTVVAPIAGPILGGWITDNYSWPWIFFINVPIGIFASTVVANQMRGRADPTSRPRMDYVGLITLIVGVGALQIVLDKGNDEDWFNSHFIVVTTIVAAIGLAIFLIWELTDEHPIVDLKLFRHHNFRYGTLALVLSYASFFSIGLLVPQWLQRNLGYTSTWAGLAAAPIGVMPVLLTFMVGKYAMRMDLRLLASAAFLVMSLTCFMRSDFYLDIDFKHVALVQLFQGLGVALFFMPVITILLSDLQNNEIAAGSGLATFLRTLAASFSASLTTYMWERRAVVHHAQLTEHISPYDPIANDWVQQLGGGEKAYASINQMITQQGYQISFNEVFHVLGWIFLSLILVIWLTRPPFGAKGGAEASGGH; encoded by the coding sequence ATGAGCACGAGTTTCCGTCCACCGAATCTGGCGCTGACCACGATCGGTCTGTCGCTGGCGACCTTCATGCAGGTGCTGGACACCACCATCGCCAACGTGTCGCTGCCGACCATCGCCGGCAATCTCGGCGTGAGCGTGAACCAGAGCACCTGGGTGATCACCTCCTTCGCGGTGAGCAACGCGATCGCGCTGCCGCTGACCGGCTTCCTCACCCGTCGCTTCGGCGAGGTCAAGCTGTTCGTGTGGGCGACCATGCTGTTCTCGCTGGCATCCTTCCTGTGCGGCGTCGCGCAGAGCATGAATCTGCTGATCGGCTTCCGCGCGCTGCAGGGCGCGGTGGCCGGGCCGATGTACCCGATCACCCAGGCCCTGCTGATCTCGGTCTATCCGCCTTCGCGGCGCGCGATGGCGCTGTCGCTGCTGTCGATGGTCACCGTGGTCGCGCCGATCGCCGGCCCCATCCTCGGTGGCTGGATCACCGACAACTATTCTTGGCCGTGGATCTTCTTCATCAACGTGCCGATCGGCATTTTCGCCAGCACGGTGGTGGCCAACCAGATGCGTGGCCGCGCCGATCCGACCTCACGGCCGCGGATGGACTACGTCGGCCTGATCACGCTGATCGTCGGCGTGGGCGCGCTGCAGATCGTGCTCGACAAGGGCAACGACGAGGACTGGTTCAACTCGCACTTCATCGTGGTGACCACGATCGTCGCCGCGATCGGCCTGGCGATCTTCCTGATCTGGGAGCTCACCGACGAACACCCGATCGTGGACTTGAAGCTGTTCCGCCACCACAACTTCCGCTACGGCACGCTGGCACTGGTGCTGTCCTACGCCTCGTTCTTCTCGATCGGCCTGCTGGTGCCGCAGTGGCTGCAGCGCAACTTGGGCTACACCTCGACCTGGGCCGGCCTGGCGGCGGCGCCGATCGGCGTGATGCCGGTGCTGCTCACCTTCATGGTCGGCAAATACGCCATGCGCATGGACCTGCGCCTGCTCGCGTCGGCCGCCTTCCTGGTGATGAGCCTGACGTGTTTCATGCGCTCGGATTTCTATCTCGACATCGACTTCAAGCACGTCGCCCTGGTGCAGCTGTTCCAGGGCCTGGGCGTGGCGTTGTTCTTCATGCCGGTGATCACCATCCTGCTGTCGGATCTGCAGAACAACGAAATCGCCGCCGGCAGCGGCCTGGCCACCTTCCTACGCACGCTGGCGGCGAGTTTCTCCGCCTCGCTCACCACCTACATGTGGGAACGCCGCGCGGTGGTGCACCATGCGCAGCTCACCGAGCACATCAGCCCGTACGACCCCATCGCCAACGACTGGGTGCAGCAGCTCGGCGGCGGCGAAAAGGCCTATGCCTCGATCAACCAGATGATCACCCAGCAGGGATACCAGATCTCGTTCAACGAGGTGTTCCACGTGCTCGGCTGGATCTTCCTCAGCCTGATCCTGGTGATCTGGCTGACCCGGCCGCCGTTCGGCGCCAAGGGCGGCGCCGAAGCCAGCGGCGGCCATTGA
- a CDS encoding acyloxyacyl hydrolase, whose translation MTSSLLRRLGALGLLAASMPAAATTQVTIEGARSYMDSHGTNAAFVEAVFPEHALGQRFSWAPDITAGWIDGRDIAKYRDDKYGTRSSVALLAAGARFSYGDEHDWYRPFFFSFQVAGTNHTTMALSSHYQFVSTLGWQASHFMAAIRHISNGSLSGPNRGETMGLVGVTFAF comes from the coding sequence ATGACTTCATCGCTTCTGCGCAGGCTCGGGGCCCTTGGCCTGCTCGCCGCCAGCATGCCGGCCGCCGCGACCACTCAGGTCACGATCGAAGGCGCTCGCAGCTACATGGATTCGCACGGCACCAATGCCGCGTTCGTCGAGGCGGTGTTTCCCGAACACGCGCTCGGCCAGCGCTTCAGCTGGGCCCCGGACATCACGGCCGGCTGGATCGACGGCCGCGACATCGCCAAGTATCGCGACGACAAATACGGCACCCGTTCCTCGGTGGCGCTGCTCGCCGCCGGCGCGCGCTTCAGCTACGGCGATGAGCACGACTGGTACCGGCCGTTCTTCTTCAGTTTCCAGGTCGCCGGCACCAACCACACGACCATGGCCCTTTCCAGCCATTACCAGTTCGTCAGCACTCTCGGTTGGCAGGCCAGCCATTTCATGGCCGCGATCCGGCACATTTCCAACGGCAGCCTGAGCGGCCCCAACCGCGGCGAGACGATGGGGCTGGTCGGGGTGACTTTCGCGTTCTAA